In Ictalurus punctatus breed USDA103 chromosome 3, Coco_2.0, whole genome shotgun sequence, the following are encoded in one genomic region:
- the tmem50a gene encoding transmembrane protein 50A isoform X2 — protein MRTTEPLRGKKKKKELSVLDYKAITTSKMSGFLDGIRCGECECNIDWAEKRNTIASIAAGVLFFTGWWIIIDAAIMYPKEEQFHHAYHTCGVIATIAFLMINAVSNGQVRGDSYSDGCIGQTGARVWLFIGFMLAFGSLIASMWILFGGFVVPAKEAVYPGIAVFFQNAFIFFGGLVFKFGRTEDLWQ, from the exons atgcgcactacTGAGCCTCTgcgcggaaaaaaaaaaaaaaaagaattgtcgGTTCTGGACTACAAGGCGATAACAACATC aaagaTGTCAGGATTCCTGGATGGTATCAGATGTGGGGAATGTGAATGCAACATCGACTGggcagaaaaaagaaacaccATTGCCTCAATAGCAGCTGGAGTATTG TTCTTCACGGGATGGTGGATCATAATCGACGCAGCAATAATGTACCCTAAAGAGGAGCAGTTTCACCACGCGTACCATACCTGTGGAGTCATCGCGACTATCGCGTTCCTCAT GATCAACGCGGTGTCAAACGGCCAGGTGAGAGGTGACAGTTACAGCGATGGCTGCATAGGACAGACAG GTGCGAGAGTGTGGCTCTTCATTGGCTTCATGCTGGCCTTTGGTTCTCTCATTGCTTCCATGTGGATTCTGTTTGGAGGTTTTGTTGTGCCTG CGAAGGAAGCGGTGTATCCTGGGATTGCAGTTTTCTTCCAGAACGCCTTCATCTTCTTTGG ggGTCTGGTGTTCAAGTTTGGACGCACAGAGGACCTGTGGCAGTGA
- the tmem50a gene encoding transmembrane protein 50A isoform X1, whose amino-acid sequence MIWDSACAKLCYLFIFLFLPGVFPYRAYLIKMSGFLDGIRCGECECNIDWAEKRNTIASIAAGVLFFTGWWIIIDAAIMYPKEEQFHHAYHTCGVIATIAFLMINAVSNGQVRGDSYSDGCIGQTGARVWLFIGFMLAFGSLIASMWILFGGFVVPAKEAVYPGIAVFFQNAFIFFGGLVFKFGRTEDLWQ is encoded by the exons AtgatttgggattcagcctgtgcaaaattgtgttacctatttatttttttgtttcttccgGGAGTGTTTCCATACCGAGCATATCTTAT aaagaTGTCAGGATTCCTGGATGGTATCAGATGTGGGGAATGTGAATGCAACATCGACTGggcagaaaaaagaaacaccATTGCCTCAATAGCAGCTGGAGTATTG TTCTTCACGGGATGGTGGATCATAATCGACGCAGCAATAATGTACCCTAAAGAGGAGCAGTTTCACCACGCGTACCATACCTGTGGAGTCATCGCGACTATCGCGTTCCTCAT GATCAACGCGGTGTCAAACGGCCAGGTGAGAGGTGACAGTTACAGCGATGGCTGCATAGGACAGACAG GTGCGAGAGTGTGGCTCTTCATTGGCTTCATGCTGGCCTTTGGTTCTCTCATTGCTTCCATGTGGATTCTGTTTGGAGGTTTTGTTGTGCCTG CGAAGGAAGCGGTGTATCCTGGGATTGCAGTTTTCTTCCAGAACGCCTTCATCTTCTTTGG ggGTCTGGTGTTCAAGTTTGGACGCACAGAGGACCTGTGGCAGTGA
- the tmem50a gene encoding transmembrane protein 50A isoform X3: MSGFLDGIRCGECECNIDWAEKRNTIASIAAGVLFFTGWWIIIDAAIMYPKEEQFHHAYHTCGVIATIAFLMINAVSNGQVRGDSYSDGCIGQTGARVWLFIGFMLAFGSLIASMWILFGGFVVPAKEAVYPGIAVFFQNAFIFFGGLVFKFGRTEDLWQ; encoded by the exons aTGTCAGGATTCCTGGATGGTATCAGATGTGGGGAATGTGAATGCAACATCGACTGggcagaaaaaagaaacaccATTGCCTCAATAGCAGCTGGAGTATTG TTCTTCACGGGATGGTGGATCATAATCGACGCAGCAATAATGTACCCTAAAGAGGAGCAGTTTCACCACGCGTACCATACCTGTGGAGTCATCGCGACTATCGCGTTCCTCAT GATCAACGCGGTGTCAAACGGCCAGGTGAGAGGTGACAGTTACAGCGATGGCTGCATAGGACAGACAG GTGCGAGAGTGTGGCTCTTCATTGGCTTCATGCTGGCCTTTGGTTCTCTCATTGCTTCCATGTGGATTCTGTTTGGAGGTTTTGTTGTGCCTG CGAAGGAAGCGGTGTATCCTGGGATTGCAGTTTTCTTCCAGAACGCCTTCATCTTCTTTGG ggGTCTGGTGTTCAAGTTTGGACGCACAGAGGACCTGTGGCAGTGA